One Glutamicibacter mishrai genomic window carries:
- the aroA gene encoding 3-phosphoshikimate 1-carboxyvinyltransferase translates to MATGVDAIVSVPASKSLTNRYLILAALASSPSTIHNTLISRDTELMLAALASFGTGIERTEQPDGSTTVVITPAAALERGPLEINCGLAGTVMRFVPPLAAVAGATVSFDGDPHARLRPMAPVLDALQALGVAISFTGEQGMLPFTMDASGLKPVGPVVIDASSSSQFISALLLVGHALPGGLELRAADGPIASPDHIMMTVQTLRELGVQITVDDDQRGWRIQPGELRGFTVTVEPDLSNAGPFLAAALASKGSVGIRFWPATTTQVGGKWVQILTAMGAEVHHGADGVLRVRSTGELRGIDYADASELAPTLAALCALADSPSTLTGIGHLRGHETDRLAALETELGKVGVKVTATEDSLQITPGPLHAADLHSYADHRMATAGALLGLAIDGIRVENIATTAKTMPQFPQLWADMAATAQAAG, encoded by the coding sequence GTGGCCACCGGGGTTGACGCCATCGTTTCGGTGCCCGCTTCGAAGTCGCTGACCAACCGCTATCTGATCCTGGCGGCCTTGGCCTCCTCGCCCTCGACCATCCACAACACGCTGATCAGCCGCGATACCGAATTGATGCTCGCGGCCCTGGCCAGTTTCGGGACCGGGATCGAACGCACCGAGCAGCCCGATGGCTCCACCACCGTGGTCATCACCCCGGCGGCAGCCTTGGAGCGCGGGCCGCTGGAGATCAACTGCGGCCTGGCCGGCACGGTGATGCGCTTTGTCCCGCCGCTGGCCGCGGTGGCCGGTGCCACGGTGAGCTTCGACGGCGATCCGCACGCCCGCCTGCGCCCGATGGCACCTGTGCTCGACGCGCTTCAGGCACTGGGCGTGGCCATAAGCTTCACCGGCGAGCAGGGCATGCTGCCCTTCACCATGGATGCCAGCGGGCTGAAGCCGGTTGGGCCGGTAGTGATCGATGCCTCCAGCAGCTCCCAGTTCATTTCGGCGCTGTTGCTTGTCGGCCATGCCCTGCCCGGCGGGCTGGAACTGCGCGCCGCCGATGGGCCGATCGCTTCGCCGGATCACATCATGATGACCGTGCAGACCCTCAGGGAACTCGGTGTGCAGATCACCGTGGACGATGACCAGCGCGGTTGGCGCATCCAACCGGGCGAGTTGCGCGGGTTCACGGTCACCGTGGAGCCCGACCTGTCCAATGCCGGCCCATTCCTCGCCGCGGCCTTGGCCAGCAAGGGCAGCGTCGGCATCCGCTTCTGGCCGGCCACCACCACCCAAGTCGGCGGCAAGTGGGTGCAGATCCTGACCGCGATGGGCGCCGAGGTCCACCATGGGGCGGACGGGGTGCTGAGGGTGCGCTCCACCGGCGAGCTGCGCGGCATCGACTATGCCGACGCTTCCGAACTGGCCCCGACCCTCGCGGCATTGTGCGCCCTGGCCGACTCCCCGAGCACGCTGACCGGCATCGGGCACCTGCGCGGACATGAAACCGACCGCCTGGCGGCATTGGAGACCGAGCTGGGCAAGGTCGGGGTGAAGGTCACAGCCACCGAGGACAGCCTGCAGATCACCCCGGGCCCATTGCACGCGGCTGATCTGCACAGCTACGCCGACCACCGCATGGCCACCGCCGGCGCCCTGCTGGGCCTGGCCATCGACGGGATCCGAGTCGAAAACATCGCCACCACCGCCAAAACCATGCCGCAATTCCCGCAATTGTGGGCGGATATGGCCGCGACCGCGCAGGCAGCCGGCTGA
- a CDS encoding sigma-70 family RNA polymerase sigma factor yields MNNKSVDENLPDVATESEAQRRERFERDAMEYVDQLYSAALRMARNPTDAEDLVQEAYTKAYSAFHQYKPGTNLKAWLYRILTNTYINLYRKRQREPLRTSTDTVEDWQMASAMEHSPTGLRSAEVEALDHLPDSDVKAALQAIGEDFRMAVYFVDVEGFSYKEASDILGVPIGTVMSRLHRGRKNLRELLADYAADRGIATGARNKSAAKADGGAK; encoded by the coding sequence ATGAACAACAAGAGTGTGGACGAGAATTTGCCCGATGTGGCCACCGAGTCCGAGGCACAGCGTCGCGAACGGTTCGAGCGTGACGCCATGGAGTATGTGGACCAGCTGTATTCGGCTGCCCTGCGCATGGCCCGCAATCCGACCGACGCAGAGGATCTGGTGCAGGAGGCCTACACCAAGGCGTACTCGGCCTTCCACCAGTACAAGCCAGGGACCAACCTGAAGGCCTGGCTGTATCGCATCCTGACCAATACGTATATCAACCTGTACCGCAAGCGCCAGCGTGAGCCGCTGCGTACCAGCACGGATACCGTCGAGGACTGGCAGATGGCTTCGGCCATGGAGCATTCGCCTACCGGTTTGCGTTCGGCTGAGGTCGAGGCCCTGGACCATCTTCCGGACTCCGACGTGAAGGCCGCTTTGCAGGCCATCGGCGAGGATTTCCGCATGGCCGTGTACTTCGTGGACGTCGAAGGCTTCAGCTACAAGGAAGCCAGTGACATCCTGGGCGTGCCTATTGGCACCGTGATGTCCCGTTTGCATCGTGGACGTAAGAACTTGAGGGAACTGCTCGCCGATTATGCGGCAGATCGTGGGATAGCCACCGGGGCTCGGAATAAGAGCGCCGCGAAGGCTGATGGAGGAGCGAAATAA
- the rsrA gene encoding mycothiol system anti-sigma-R factor, with amino-acid sequence MDCNSLGDCADDRIVRIYEYLDGALTLSDLKEVKSHLDGCPECTEEYDLECIIRSVVRRSCQEQAPRTLKANIIARISQIRVESGH; translated from the coding sequence ATGGATTGCAATTCATTGGGTGATTGCGCCGATGACCGCATCGTACGCATCTATGAGTACCTCGACGGTGCCTTGACGCTCAGCGACCTCAAAGAGGTCAAGTCGCATTTGGACGGCTGCCCGGAGTGCACCGAAGAGTACGACCTGGAGTGCATTATCCGTTCGGTGGTGCGCCGCAGCTGCCAGGAGCAGGCTCCGCGGACGCTGAAGGCCAATATCATCGCCCGGATCTCGCAGATCCGTGTCGAGTCCGGCCACTAG
- a CDS encoding 50S ribosomal protein bL37, translating into MSKRARKRRDRKRGGANHGKRPNS; encoded by the coding sequence ATGTCGAAGCGCGCTCGTAAGCGTCGCGATCGCAAGCGTGGCGGTGCCAACCACGGCAAGCGCCCAAACAGCTAA
- a CDS encoding GDSL-type esterase/lipase family protein, whose amino-acid sequence MELRTIRITAIGDELLAGHGDPRGLGWFGRVMARTQDPALRLQSFVLASPAEGSEALAERWMGEASRRFSDQYENRLVIALSDRDVDLDVSTARSRLNLANILDSASQMSIKALLVGPAPGLDDARNQRVAELNRVYSDVALRRNHHYVDTFTPLRSHAQWRADLNASGGVPGQAGYGLMAWLVLHRGWYSWLDLPEPGEG is encoded by the coding sequence TTGGAGTTACGCACAATCCGTATTACCGCAATCGGAGATGAGCTGCTGGCCGGACATGGGGACCCTCGCGGGCTAGGCTGGTTCGGCCGTGTCATGGCCCGAACCCAGGATCCTGCGCTGCGCTTGCAGTCCTTCGTTTTAGCCTCCCCCGCCGAGGGTTCCGAGGCGCTGGCAGAACGCTGGATGGGGGAAGCCTCACGGCGATTCAGCGACCAGTACGAGAACCGCCTGGTCATCGCGCTCTCGGATCGCGACGTCGACCTCGACGTCTCCACCGCGCGCAGCCGGCTGAACCTGGCCAACATCCTGGATTCGGCCTCGCAGATGAGCATCAAGGCGCTGCTCGTCGGCCCGGCTCCCGGCCTGGATGACGCCCGCAACCAGCGCGTGGCCGAGCTCAACCGCGTGTATTCCGATGTGGCCCTGCGCCGCAACCACCACTATGTCGACACCTTCACTCCCCTGCGTTCACATGCGCAGTGGCGTGCTGACCTGAATGCCTCCGGCGGGGTGCCCGGGCAGGCAGGCTACGGCCTGATGGCCTGGCTGGTGCTGCACCGCGGTTGGTACTCGTGGCTGGACCTGCCGGAGCCAGGCGAGGGCTAA
- a CDS encoding multifunctional oxoglutarate decarboxylase/oxoglutarate dehydrogenase thiamine pyrophosphate-binding subunit/dihydrolipoyllysine-residue succinyltransferase subunit translates to MPEQAHHRLTEEFGGNEWLVDELFEQYLVDKNSVDKKWWDIFESLAADKKAPAAQPAPAAPAATTAAPATTGQSAPRAAAQARTSEPAPASKPAPAAAPAAEAKKAEPAPKTAPIPAQAPKTAPSTELFGEEKRTPLRGPMKAIATNMDASLTVPTATTVRAVPAKVMIDNRIVINNHLKRARGGKISFTHLIGFAVIRALKQIPSMNVTYDVIDKKPTAIQPAHVNFGIAIDMPKPDGTRMLAVPNVKAAETLSFNEFWATYEDLIKRARGNKLTADDYAGTTVSLTNPGGIGTVHSVPRLSKGQAAIIGVGALEYPAEYRGSSEKTVARLGIGKHITLTSTYDHRVIQGAGSGEFLKLVESLLLGEQGFYDEIFEQLRIPYEPVRWAVDNQVDIDLQVNKVARIQHLINSYRERGHLMADINPLEYVQRKHPDLDINNYGLTLWDLDREWITGGLGGKDRALLRDILGTLRDAYCRTIGTEYMHLQNPEEREWFQAKLESRYAKPTREEQLRILSKLNSAEAFETFLQTKFVGQKRFSLEGGESLIPLLDAIISDAADDQLDEVAIGMAHRGRLNVLTNIAGKTYAQVFREFEGTATPGSVQGSGDVKYHLGTEGSYTSDAGNQTKVYLAANPSHLEAVDPVLEGITRAKLDRLGSKNEVLPILVHGDAAFAGQGVVSEVLAMSQLPGYKTGGTVHVIVNNQIGFTTAPSSSRSSVYSSDVARTVQAPIFHVNGDDPEAVVHVGQLAFEYRQKFGKDVVIDLVCYRRRGHNEGDDPSMTQPIMYNLIEAKRSTRKLYTEALVGRGDITQEEAEHVLAEYKENLERIFAETHAAQTSPIPIITPGSTINDLEKPFAQAADENTVDGARGSAISAQTLAHIGAAHVQIPEGFTMHTKLKSLLERREKMSREGGIDWGFAEVAALGSLSMEGVPVRLAGQDSRRGTFVQRHSVFHDRENGTEWYPLHNLSDDQAPLWIYDSLLSEYAALGFEYGYSVERPDALVMWEAQFGDFVNGAQTVIDEFISSAEQKWSQSSSLVMLLPHGYEGQGPDHSSARIERFLQLCAENNMVVAQPSTGANHFHLLRRQAYARPRKPLIVFTPKQLLRLKAAASSVEDFTTGGFQEVIGDNTITDANAVDKVLLCSGRVYYDLIAARSKAQDSKTAIVRVEQLYPAPAEQIAAELAKYPNAKASWVQDEPANQGPWPFFGLYVAPQLDQKITLVSRPASAATSAGTAKRHDAENAVLLQQAFAR, encoded by the coding sequence GTGCCAGAGCAAGCACACCACCGACTTACTGAAGAGTTTGGTGGAAACGAGTGGCTAGTAGACGAGCTGTTCGAACAGTATCTCGTCGACAAGAACTCGGTAGATAAGAAATGGTGGGATATTTTCGAATCTCTCGCCGCCGACAAGAAGGCACCGGCAGCGCAGCCGGCGCCAGCGGCGCCAGCAGCAACTACTGCAGCACCCGCAACGACCGGGCAAAGCGCACCACGCGCCGCGGCCCAGGCCCGGACTTCCGAGCCAGCACCAGCTTCAAAGCCAGCACCAGCCGCAGCGCCTGCCGCTGAGGCCAAGAAGGCAGAGCCAGCACCGAAGACTGCGCCGATTCCGGCTCAGGCTCCAAAGACTGCCCCTTCCACCGAACTTTTCGGTGAGGAAAAGCGCACTCCACTGCGCGGGCCAATGAAGGCCATCGCTACCAACATGGATGCCAGCCTCACCGTGCCGACCGCAACCACCGTGCGCGCGGTTCCGGCCAAGGTGATGATCGACAACCGCATCGTCATCAACAACCACCTCAAGCGTGCTCGTGGTGGCAAGATCTCCTTCACCCACCTGATCGGCTTCGCCGTGATCCGTGCGCTGAAGCAGATCCCATCGATGAACGTCACCTACGATGTGATCGACAAGAAGCCGACTGCAATCCAGCCGGCTCACGTGAACTTCGGCATCGCCATCGACATGCCAAAGCCTGATGGCACCCGCATGCTGGCCGTGCCGAACGTCAAGGCCGCCGAGACCCTGAGCTTCAACGAGTTCTGGGCCACCTACGAAGACTTGATCAAGCGTGCGCGCGGCAACAAGCTGACCGCCGACGACTACGCAGGCACCACCGTCTCGCTGACCAACCCCGGCGGCATCGGCACCGTGCACTCGGTGCCCCGCCTGTCCAAGGGCCAGGCCGCGATCATCGGCGTCGGCGCACTGGAATACCCGGCCGAATACCGCGGCTCCTCGGAGAAGACCGTGGCCCGCCTGGGCATCGGCAAGCACATCACCCTGACCTCCACCTACGACCACCGCGTCATCCAGGGTGCAGGTTCGGGCGAGTTCCTGAAGCTGGTCGAATCCCTCTTGCTCGGCGAGCAGGGCTTCTACGACGAGATCTTCGAGCAGCTGCGCATCCCATACGAGCCAGTTCGCTGGGCCGTTGACAACCAGGTCGATATCGACCTGCAGGTCAACAAGGTCGCTCGCATCCAGCACCTGATCAACTCCTACCGGGAGCGCGGCCACCTGATGGCCGACATCAACCCGCTGGAATACGTCCAGCGCAAGCACCCGGACCTGGACATCAACAACTACGGCCTGACCCTGTGGGATCTGGACCGCGAGTGGATCACCGGCGGCTTGGGCGGCAAGGATCGCGCCCTGCTGCGCGATATCCTCGGCACACTGCGCGATGCCTACTGCCGCACCATCGGCACCGAGTACATGCACCTGCAGAACCCGGAAGAGCGCGAGTGGTTCCAGGCCAAGCTGGAGTCGCGTTACGCGAAGCCAACCCGCGAAGAACAGCTGCGCATCCTGAGCAAGCTGAACTCCGCAGAGGCTTTCGAGACCTTCCTGCAGACCAAGTTCGTCGGCCAGAAGCGCTTCAGCCTCGAAGGCGGCGAATCGCTGATCCCACTGCTCGATGCCATCATCTCCGATGCGGCAGACGACCAGCTGGACGAGGTCGCCATCGGCATGGCCCACCGCGGCCGCCTGAACGTGCTGACCAACATCGCCGGCAAGACCTACGCACAGGTCTTCCGCGAATTCGAAGGCACCGCTACCCCGGGCTCGGTCCAGGGTTCGGGCGACGTCAAGTACCACCTGGGCACCGAGGGTTCGTACACCTCGGATGCCGGCAACCAGACCAAGGTCTACCTGGCTGCCAACCCATCGCACCTGGAAGCAGTTGATCCAGTGCTCGAGGGCATCACCCGCGCCAAGCTGGATCGCCTGGGCTCGAAGAATGAAGTCCTGCCGATCCTGGTGCACGGCGACGCGGCCTTCGCAGGCCAGGGCGTGGTCTCCGAGGTCCTGGCCATGAGCCAGCTGCCCGGCTACAAGACCGGCGGTACCGTTCACGTGATCGTGAACAACCAGATCGGCTTCACCACCGCTCCTAGCTCCTCGCGCTCTTCGGTCTACTCTTCGGATGTGGCCCGCACCGTCCAGGCTCCGATCTTCCACGTCAACGGGGATGACCCGGAGGCAGTGGTCCACGTAGGCCAGCTGGCCTTCGAGTACCGCCAGAAGTTCGGCAAGGACGTTGTCATCGACCTGGTTTGCTACCGCCGCCGCGGCCATAACGAAGGCGACGATCCTTCGATGACCCAGCCGATCATGTACAACCTGATCGAAGCCAAGCGCTCTACCCGCAAGCTGTACACCGAGGCCCTGGTTGGCCGTGGCGACATCACGCAGGAAGAAGCAGAGCACGTCTTGGCCGAGTACAAGGAGAACCTGGAGCGCATCTTCGCTGAGACGCATGCCGCCCAGACCTCCCCGATCCCGATCATCACCCCGGGCTCGACCATCAACGACCTGGAGAAGCCATTCGCCCAGGCTGCCGACGAGAACACCGTCGACGGCGCCCGCGGCTCGGCCATCTCGGCACAGACCTTGGCACACATCGGTGCAGCCCACGTTCAGATTCCTGAGGGCTTCACCATGCACACCAAGCTGAAGTCGCTGCTGGAACGCCGCGAAAAGATGTCCCGCGAAGGCGGCATCGACTGGGGCTTCGCAGAAGTTGCTGCCCTCGGCTCGCTGTCCATGGAAGGCGTGCCAGTGCGCCTGGCCGGCCAGGACTCGCGCCGCGGCACCTTCGTTCAGCGTCACTCGGTCTTCCACGACCGCGAGAATGGCACCGAGTGGTACCCGCTGCACAACCTGAGCGACGACCAGGCTCCGCTGTGGATCTACGACTCGCTGCTCTCCGAATACGCTGCGCTCGGCTTCGAGTACGGCTACTCGGTGGAACGCCCGGATGCACTGGTGATGTGGGAAGCCCAGTTCGGCGACTTCGTCAACGGCGCGCAGACCGTGATCGACGAGTTCATCTCCTCGGCCGAGCAGAAGTGGTCGCAGTCCTCCTCGCTGGTCATGCTGTTGCCGCACGGCTACGAAGGCCAGGGCCCGGACCACTCTTCGGCACGCATCGAGCGCTTCTTGCAACTGTGCGCTGAGAACAACATGGTTGTGGCCCAGCCTTCCACCGGCGCCAACCACTTCCACCTGTTGCGCCGCCAGGCCTACGCCCGTCCGCGCAAACCGCTGATCGTCTTCACTCCGAAGCAGCTGTTGCGCCTGAAGGCCGCTGCCAGCTCGGTTGAGGACTTCACCACCGGCGGTTTCCAGGAGGTTATCGGCGATAACACCATCACCGATGCCAACGCCGTGGACAAGGTGCTGCTGTGCTCCGGTCGCGTCTACTACGACCTGATCGCCGCACGCAGCAAGGCCCAGGACTCCAAGACCGCGATCGTGCGTGTTGAGCAGCTCTACCCGGCTCCTGCCGAGCAGATCGCCGCTGAGCTGGCCAAGTACCCGAATGCCAAGGCATCGTGGGTACAGGATGAGCCAGCCAACCAGGGCCCATGGCCGTTCTTCGGCCTGTACGTCGCACCTCAGCTGGATCAGAAGATCACCTTGGTCTCCCGTCCGGCATCGGCTGCGACCTCCGCAGGTACCGCAAAGCGCCACGACGCAGAAAACGCAGTGCTGCTTCAGCAGGCCTTTGCCCGCTAA
- a CDS encoding hemolysin family protein, whose protein sequence is MDWLFILLGLLLILGTGFFVAVEFSLVALDKSTVQNAVERGERGAKPLLQCLTSLSTQLSSCQLGITLTTLLTGYVLEPAMSSLLEPLMERIGIPEASSVAIAVVVSLVLATLLSMLIGELVPKNMAIAQAMSVGKLLARPQLVFTAIFKPAIVVLNGFSNAVLHRFFGLEAKEEISAARSSQELASLVRRSAQLGTLDVQTARFVESTIEFSERTAADVMTPRTSMSTIDSQAPLSELIEVSADTGFSRFPVIEGSSDEIQGICHVKAVVSVPRERRAALQVGEFARDALYVPETIHLDVLLEQLRAAEFQIAIVMDEYGGTAGLVTLEDLVEEIVGEVSDEHDEDEEEAVTQPNGNWLFPGMFRPDQVNENFDREVIPEESSYETIGGFMLAELGRLAELNDQVETENGIFTVTELDGRRIAQVRFEPSATEQEADNA, encoded by the coding sequence ATGGATTGGCTCTTCATACTTCTTGGCCTGTTGCTGATTCTCGGCACCGGCTTCTTCGTGGCCGTGGAATTCTCATTGGTCGCCCTTGATAAAAGCACGGTGCAAAACGCCGTCGAGCGCGGCGAACGCGGCGCCAAGCCTCTTCTTCAATGCTTGACCTCGCTGTCCACCCAGCTCTCTAGCTGCCAATTGGGCATTACTTTAACCACATTGCTCACCGGTTACGTTCTGGAACCAGCGATGAGCTCTTTGCTGGAACCGCTCATGGAGCGGATCGGCATTCCTGAAGCAAGTTCCGTGGCGATCGCCGTGGTAGTCTCGTTGGTCCTGGCCACCTTGCTCTCGATGCTCATCGGCGAGCTGGTCCCGAAGAATATGGCCATCGCCCAGGCCATGTCCGTCGGCAAGCTCTTGGCTCGCCCGCAGCTGGTCTTCACCGCCATCTTCAAGCCAGCCATCGTGGTGCTGAACGGATTCTCCAACGCCGTGCTGCACCGTTTCTTCGGCCTGGAAGCCAAGGAAGAAATTTCGGCTGCGCGTTCGTCGCAGGAACTGGCCTCGCTGGTGCGCCGCTCGGCCCAACTGGGAACCCTCGACGTGCAGACCGCACGATTTGTGGAATCCACGATCGAGTTTTCCGAACGCACAGCGGCCGACGTGATGACGCCGCGTACCTCGATGTCCACCATCGATTCGCAGGCTCCGCTCTCCGAGCTGATCGAGGTCAGCGCCGATACCGGTTTTTCGCGTTTCCCTGTTATCGAGGGATCCAGCGATGAAATCCAGGGCATCTGCCATGTGAAGGCCGTCGTTTCGGTGCCACGTGAACGCCGGGCAGCCCTGCAGGTCGGTGAATTCGCTCGCGACGCGCTGTACGTCCCGGAGACCATCCACCTTGATGTGCTCCTGGAGCAGCTGCGTGCGGCTGAATTCCAGATCGCCATCGTGATGGACGAATATGGTGGAACCGCCGGGCTGGTCACCTTGGAGGACCTTGTCGAAGAGATCGTCGGCGAAGTTTCTGACGAACACGACGAGGACGAAGAGGAAGCCGTCACCCAGCCCAACGGCAATTGGTTGTTCCCCGGAATGTTCCGGCCGGATCAGGTCAACGAGAATTTTGACCGCGAAGTGATTCCCGAGGAGTCCTCCTACGAGACCATCGGCGGATTCATGCTGGCCGAACTTGGCCGCTTGGCCGAGCTCAATGACCAGGTCGAGACCGAAAATGGCATCTTCACCGTAACCGAGCTTGATGGCCGCCGTATCGCCCAGGTTCGCTTCGAACCTTCGGCAACCGAGCAGGAGGCCGACAATGCATGA
- a CDS encoding hemolysin family protein, whose protein sequence is MHDFMGLIWLVVLLLFNAFFVAGEFAVMSARRSQIEPLADEGNKRAKIALYAMEHVSVMLAVCQLGITVCSLLILNISEPAIHHLLAEPLTMIGMAESAADTVAFLIALVLVTFLHVTFGEMVPKNISVSVADKAVMLLAMPLVGLSKVLKPITSMLNGIANLVLHAFGIEPKDEVSSSYTAAEVRSIIDTSSEEGTLDEDNALRLTKALEFSSVTARSCMVPMDDLFTLEWGETTAREFEKKVGKTGFSRMLITKNDVPVGYWHVKDVMLIDDAHSTQPLRDLPLHPLGKLGQDTEIEAALEEMRQEGNHLSVVVDAAGSAVGVVFLEDVIEVLVGEITDTTRKRTSPPRTEKQGN, encoded by the coding sequence ATGCATGATTTCATGGGCCTGATCTGGCTGGTCGTACTGCTGTTGTTCAACGCATTCTTCGTCGCCGGCGAATTCGCGGTGATGAGCGCTCGTCGTTCGCAGATTGAACCGCTGGCCGACGAAGGCAATAAGCGGGCGAAGATCGCGCTGTATGCCATGGAGCATGTCTCGGTGATGCTGGCTGTCTGCCAGCTCGGCATTACCGTCTGCTCGCTGCTGATCCTGAATATCTCCGAACCGGCTATCCACCACTTGCTGGCGGAGCCATTGACCATGATCGGCATGGCTGAGTCGGCGGCCGATACAGTTGCCTTCTTGATCGCACTGGTTCTGGTGACCTTCTTGCATGTCACCTTCGGCGAAATGGTGCCGAAGAACATCTCGGTATCCGTGGCCGACAAGGCCGTGATGCTGTTGGCCATGCCGCTGGTTGGCCTGTCCAAGGTGCTCAAGCCCATCACTTCGATGCTCAACGGCATAGCGAACTTGGTGCTTCATGCTTTCGGCATCGAGCCGAAGGACGAAGTGTCCAGTTCCTACACTGCGGCCGAGGTTCGATCGATCATCGACACCTCGTCGGAAGAGGGCACCTTGGATGAGGACAACGCCTTGCGCTTGACGAAGGCGCTGGAATTCTCCTCGGTGACCGCGCGAAGCTGCATGGTTCCCATGGATGACCTGTTCACCTTGGAATGGGGCGAAACAACCGCTCGCGAGTTCGAGAAGAAGGTTGGCAAGACCGGCTTCTCGCGCATGCTGATCACCAAGAACGATGTTCCGGTGGGCTACTGGCATGTGAAGGACGTGATGCTGATCGACGACGCGCATTCCACCCAGCCGCTGCGGGATCTTCCGCTGCACCCGCTGGGCAAGCTGGGGCAGGATACCGAGATCGAAGCCGCTCTGGAAGAAATGCGCCAGGAAGGCAACCATCTTTCGGTGGTTGTCGATGCTGCCGGCTCGGCAGTTGGCGTCGTCTTCCTCGAAGATGTGATCGAGGTGCTGGTGGGTGAAATTACCGACACCACCCGGAAGCGCACCTCCCCGCCGCGTACCGAGAAGCAGGGGAACTAG
- a CDS encoding metal ABC transporter ATP-binding protein produces MSSSPIVRFEDARLAYGSRVLWDELNLSIAPGEFLAVLGPNGSGKTSFVNTMLGTTSLNKGSVSIGGAPVRRGSAAVGLIPQQRPFGDNVPLRARDLVALGLDGSKLGIRIGRNSVRTQVDELLDMVGASGYANRPVSDLSGGEQQRLRAAQALAGNPRVLLCDEPLLSLDLHHQQAISEVIHRQAADRGSAVIFVTHEINPILPYVDRVLYLAEGRFHLGTVDEVMQSSVLTELYGAPVEVLRVNGRIVVVSGEGAHALPADGHDHAEDIDLETGK; encoded by the coding sequence ATGTCATCTAGCCCCATTGTCCGCTTTGAGGACGCGCGCTTGGCCTATGGGTCCCGTGTGCTCTGGGATGAGCTGAACCTGTCCATCGCGCCGGGGGAGTTTCTTGCAGTGCTGGGGCCCAATGGCTCCGGCAAGACCAGCTTTGTCAACACCATGCTGGGGACCACGTCGCTCAACAAGGGTTCTGTGTCGATCGGTGGCGCGCCGGTCCGACGAGGATCGGCAGCCGTTGGCCTGATTCCCCAGCAACGGCCCTTTGGCGATAATGTGCCGTTGCGCGCCCGCGACTTGGTAGCTCTCGGCCTCGATGGTTCCAAGCTCGGGATCCGCATTGGACGCAACTCGGTTCGCACGCAAGTGGACGAGTTGCTGGACATGGTCGGAGCCAGCGGTTATGCCAACCGCCCGGTCTCCGATCTTTCCGGTGGCGAGCAGCAGCGTTTGCGCGCTGCCCAGGCCCTGGCTGGCAATCCGCGGGTGCTCCTATGCGATGAACCGTTGCTGTCGCTCGACCTGCATCACCAGCAGGCCATCAGCGAAGTCATCCACCGCCAGGCTGCTGATCGGGGGAGTGCAGTCATCTTCGTGACGCATGAAATCAACCCGATTCTTCCTTACGTGGATCGTGTGCTGTATCTGGCTGAAGGCCGGTTCCATCTTGGAACCGTGGATGAGGTCATGCAGTCTTCGGTGCTCACCGAACTTTATGGTGCACCGGTTGAAGTGCTGCGGGTGAATGGGCGAATCGTCGTGGTCTCCGGCGAAGGGGCGCACGCTCTGCCAGCAGATGGCCATGACCACGCTGAAGACATTGACTTGGAAACCGGGAAGTAG